Proteins from a genomic interval of Aspergillus flavus chromosome 7, complete sequence:
- a CDS encoding cytochrome P450 yields the protein MSTGSSSSPSNWVTGSYTGNSDGLRITITIFVVIAWYNSIELMVLIFSIFKQYKGIYFWSLLISTAGILPYSIGFFMKFFDLTSAIWVSLTLVTVGWWTMVTGQSFVLYSRLHLVVQNTRLLNFVCCMIIANVFLLHVPTTVLTYAANYEQSYKFLHAYNIMERVQVAGFCAQELIISGIYIWETTRMLKLNPNRDNRNIILQLFMMNLVCILMDIALIAVECANYYIYQTTLKATVYSIKLKIEYGVLNKLIYIAKQSAGRPAEDPYIELSRLSPIANSDATRTTTQSKPRRSSIEDISFRLRPIIRVTPDEVHINDVGYLDTIYAPSMTRLDKYDYQLRTLRVPGGVGTTADYYLHRIRREALPPFFSKRNVLWLESVITEKVNQLCGLIAKHAATKTPEAARLRHNSHELLKGINMNKHFPWIPDILEALPQLLTRPTMPPGLIDMLELFDRVRAELTTIITRISSNTSGEKESINTGAKGSVYESVLDSPNLPASEKALLRLEQEGALLTLAGTESPAQTLNIIFYHLLANPALLAKLREELATLPTLSTWTQLEQLPYLSAIIEEGNRLSFGVTARTARIQHTPITYTPSAITTLSAHTAELVFLDPYAFLPERWLGDEGRERRKFQLAFSRGGRKCLGVELARAELYLVTAALVRKFDLVLWETDERDVSFEHDYHVAMPRDGSTGVRVVARIR from the exons ATGTCAACTGGCAGCTCGTCTAGCCCGTCCAATTGGGTTACGGGTAGTTACACGGGTAACAGCGATGGTCTTCgcatcaccatcaccatatTCGTGGTGATCGCCTGGTATAACTCTATCGAGCTAATGGTTCTCATCTTCTCGATTTTCAAGCAGTACAAAGGGATCTACTTTTGGAGTTTGCTGATTTCGACGGCGGGGATCCTCCCCTACTCGATCGGATTTTTCATGAAGTTCTTTGATCTGACTTCAGCAATCTGGGTCTCCTTGACTCTTGTCACGGTTGGGTGGTGGACCATGGTCACCGGGCAGTCTTTCGTGCTCTACTCCAGACTACATTTGGTCGTTCAAAATACAAGGCTGTTGAACTTCGTCTGCTGCATGATCATTGCCAACGTTTTTCTGCTTCATGTCCCGACCACCGTATTGACATACGCCGCCAATTACGAGCAGTCATACAAGTTCCTGCATGCGTATAACATCATGGAGAGAGTCCAAGTCGCGGGATTCTGCGCCCAAGAACTGATCATCTCGGGTATCTACATCTGGGAAACTACGCGCATGTTAAAATTGAACCCCAACCGAGACAACCGTAACATCATCTTACAATTATTCATGATGAACCTGGTCTGCATCCTGATGGACATCGCCCTGATCGCTGTAGAGTGCGCGAATTACTACATCTACCAGACCACGCTGAAGGCTACCGTGTACAGCATCAAGCTGAAGATTGAGTACGGAGTCTTGAACAAATTGATCTACATTGCGAAGCAATCGGCAGGAAGACCAGCAGAGGACCCTTATATTGAATTGAGCCGACTCAGCCCCATTGCCAATTCTGATGCTACGCGCACAACCACACAGTCCAAGCCGCGTCGTTCTAGCATCGAGGATATTAGCTTCCGTCTAC GGCCCATAATCCGCGTAACTCCGGATGAGGTCCACATCAACGACGTCGGATACCTCGACACAATTTACGCCCCGTCCATGACCCGCCTGGACAAGTATGACTATCAACTACGCACCTTACGTGTTCCCGGTGGTGTCGGGACTACTGCCGATTATTACCTTCACAGGATCCGTCGAGAAGCGctccctcccttcttcaGTAAGCGTAATGTCCTATGGCTTGAAAGTGTGATCACCGAAAAGGTGAACCAACTGTGCGGTTTGATCGCCAAACATGCGGCGACAAAAACTCCC GAGGCGGCCAGACTCCGCCACAACAGTCACGAGCTGCTCAAGGGAATCAACATGAACAAACACTTCCCTTGGATCCCTGATATTCTCGAAGCACTACCACAACTCCTCACCAGGCCCACCATGCCTCCTGGGCTAATTGACATGCTCGAACTCTTTGAT AGAGTTCGCGCGGAGTTgaccaccatcatcacccGAATATCATCCAACACTTCAGGGGAGAAAGAATCGATCAATACAGGCGCCAAGGGATCAGTCTACGAATCAGTCCTCGACAGCCCAAACCTCCCCGCATCCGAAAAAGCCCTTCTACGCCTCGAACAAGAAGGCGCATTACTGACCCTCGCAGGAACAGAGTCCCCCGCCCAAACACTCAATATAATCTTCTACCATCTCCTCGCCAACCCCGCTCTCCTGGCCAAACTTCGCGAAGAACTAGCCACCTTGCCAACGCTATCAACCTGGACACAACTAGAGCAGCTCCCATACCTGTCCGCCATTATCGAAGAAGGCAACCGACTCTCCTTCGGCGTTACCGCGCGCACAGCCCGAATCCAGCACACGCCCATCACCTACACTCCATCCGC TATTACGACATTGAGCGCCCACACAGCCGAATTGGTCTTCCTGGATCCATATGCGTTTCTTCCCGAGCGCTGGCTGGGGGATGAGGGTCGCGAGCGCAGGAAGTTCCAATTGGCGTTTTCGAGGGGCGGAAGGAAGTGTCTAGGGGTTGAGCTTGCCAGGGCGGAGCTGTATCTGGTGACTGCTGCGCTTGTGCGGAAGTTCGATTTGGTTCTGTGGGAGACAGATGAGAGGGATGTTTCTTTTGAGCATGATTATCATGTTGCGATGCCGAGGGATGGGTCGACGGGGGTGAGGGTCGTGGCTAGGATACGTTGA
- a CDS encoding putative serine protein kinase Sky1 (protein kinase dsk1): protein MDGVDITKAVLNKGKQMASVAASAANGNGEGAPSLAVPQSRSPSTSSVDEIETTAEEEDSEDYCKGGYHPVTVGETYNNGRYVVVRKLGWGHFSTVWLSRDTTTGKHVALKVVRSAAHYTETAIDEIKLLNRIVQAKPSHPGRKHVVSLLDSFEHKGPNGVHVCMVFEVLGENLLGLIKRWNHRGIPMPLVKQITKQVLLGLDYLHRECGIIHTDLKPENVLIEIGDVEQIVKTYVKEEQKKDHKEDNRNGRRRRRTLITGSQPLPSPLNTTFDFKHSSHHSQSSLSQMINEESETAPSEKASMKEILGIKEEDEKQKQREKTADLLEREVSGISLNKSSKEAKDELECDIISVKIADLGNACWVGHHFTNDIQTRQYRSPEVILGSKWGASTDVWSMACMVFELITGDYLFDPQSGTKYGKDDDHIAQIIELLGPFPKSLCLSGKWSQEIFNRKGELRNIHRLRHWALPDVLREKYHFSAEESMRISEFLLPMLEIPPERRANAGGMASHAWMKDTAGMDAVDLGISPGSRGEGIEGWASEVKRR from the exons ATGGACGGGGTTGATATCACCAAGGCTGTGCTGAATAAAGGAAAGCAGATGGCCAGTGTGGCCGCATCGGCCGCCAATGGCAACGGCG AGGG GGCTCCCTCTCTCGCCGTTCCGCAATCGCGATCCCCGTCCACCTCCTCCGTTGATGAGATCGAGACGACcgccgaggaggaggattcaGAAGACTACTGCAAGGGCGGCTATCACCCGGTTACGGTCGGCGAAACGTATAACAACGGTCGCTATGTCGTCGTGCGCAAGTTGGGCTGGGGTCATTTCTCCACCGTCTGGTTGTCCCGCGATACCACCACCGGTAAACACGTCGCCCTCAAAGTCGTTCGTTCCGCCGCTCACTACACCGAAACCGCCATCGACGAGATTAAGCTCCTGAATCGCATTGTACAAGCGAAGCCGTCGCACCCGGGTCGCAAGCATGTCGTCAGTCTCCTCGACTCTTTCGAACACAAAGGTCCCAATGGGGtccatgtatgtatggtattTGAGGTATTGGGTGAGAATCTACTCGGTTTGATTAAGCGATGGAATCATCGCGGCATCCCGATGCCGCTGGTAAAACAGATTACGAAACAGGTCCTCCTGGGGTTGGACTATCTCCACCGCGAATGCGGTATCATTCACACCGATCTGAAACCGGAGAACGTATTGATCGAGATCGGCGATGTGGAACAGATTGTGAAGACATAtgtgaaggaggagcagaagaaagaccACAAAGAGGATAACCGCAATGGCCGGCGGCGGCGCAGGACCCTAATCACGGGGAGTCAACCGTTGCCCAGTCCGCTCAACACCACCTTTGATTTCAAACACAGCTCGCACCACTCGCAGAGCAGTTTGAGTCAAATGATCAATGAAGAGTCTG AAACCGCCCCGTCAGAGAAGGCATCCATGAAAGAAATACTAGGCattaaagaagaagatgagaaacaaaagcaacGAGAAAAGACTGC TGACCTCCTCGAACGCGAAGTATCCGGCATCTCCTTGAATAAATCCTCTAAAGAAGCGAAAGACGAACTGGAATGCGATATTATCTCGGTCAAGATCGCTGATCTGGGGAACGCCTGCTGGGTTGGCCACCACTTTACCAACGACATCCAAACACGACAATATCGCTCGCCCGAAGTCATTCTCGGGTCCAAGTGGGGTGCGAGCACGGATGTATGGAGTATGGCGTGCATG GTCTTCGAGCTCATCACGGGTGATTACCTCTTCGATCCACAATCGGGTACGAAATACGGCAAAGACGACGACCATATTGCACAGATCATCGAACTACTGGGCCCCTTCCCCAAATCGCTCTGCCTCTCGGGCAAGTGGTCGCAAGAGATCTTTAACCGCAAAGGCGAATTGCGCAATATCCATCGACTCCGTCACTGGGCCCTACCAGACGTCCTTCGGGAAAAGTACCATTTCTCGGCAGAAGAGAGTATGCGAATCAGCGAGTTCCTGTTGCCCATGTTGGAAATCCCGCCCGAACGACGCGCCAATGCCGGTGGGATGGCATCGCATGCATGGATGAAGGATACGGCCGGAATGGATGCCGTCGACTTGGGCATTTCCCCGGGCAGTCGGGGCGAAGGGATTGAGGGATGGGCATCCGAGGTGAAGCGGCGGTAG
- a CDS encoding MGMT family protein, giving the protein MPRTDEAEHWFNAVYSAVQEIPRGKVTSYGHIALLLGYPQRPRQVGICLKHLPSSPEEYFHSGNVPWQRVINSKGMISHREPGSAERQAEALREEGVEVETDAMGEFYVDLTRFGWFPLVLPSEEGESELEDVVDG; this is encoded by the exons atgcCCCGCACAGATGAAGCTGAGCACTGGTTCAACGCGGTTTACTCCGCGGTCCAGGAAATTCCCCGGGGCAAAGTGACGTCCTATGGCCATATTGCTCTGCTGCTTGGGTATC CGCAACGACCGCGTCAGGTGGGGATTTGTTTGAAACATCTCCCTTCGAGTCCGGAGGAGTACTTCCATTCGGGGAATGTGCCGTGGCAGAGGGTGATTAATTCGAAGGGGATGATTTCGCATCG GGAACCTGGGAGTGCGGAACGACAGGCAGAGGCAttgagagaagagggagtGGAAGTCGAGACCGACGCTATGGGGGAGTTTTATGTGGATTTGACTCGGTTTGGTTGGTTTCCTTTGGTGTTGCCGagtgaggagggagaaagTGAACTGGAGGATGTAGTAGATGGGTAA
- a CDS encoding kinase-like domain-containing protein: MSFIHTPTSYYMKEVIYLLYSTQRDAYRAARITLIYDTRHRIAQQGIEAVIFIHKKSVIHSDLSGRQFLVDKRCNARLSDFGGSSLQGSDAIARENAIHFLRRDKDAPNTVQSDIFAIGSTIYEILVGHRPYEGLGDKEIQLLY; the protein is encoded by the exons ATGTCATTCATACATACACCAACTTCATATTATATGAAGGAGGTTATCTATCTACTCTATTCG ACTCAACGGGATGCCTACAGGGCAGCGAGGATTACATTGATCTACGATACGAG ACATCGGATAGCTCAGCAGGGTATTGAAGcggtcatcttcatccataAGAAAAGTGTTATTCACTCTGATCTCTCTGGTCGACAGTTTCTTGTCGATAAACGTTGCAACGCTAGGTTATCTGACTTTGGTGGATCGTCATTGCAGGGCTCGGATGCTATCGCTAGGGAGAATGCGATACATTTTCTTCGTAGGGATAAAGACGCTCCGAACACTGTGCAGAGTGACATTTTTGCCATCGGATCAACTATCTACGAGATATTGGTCGGCCACAGACCCTACGAGGGATTAGGAGACAAAGAGATTCAACTATTGTATTGA